The Segatella copri genome contains a region encoding:
- a CDS encoding type II toxin-antitoxin system YafQ family toxin, with the protein MKEIRKTSQFKKDYKRFKNDKEFVETLMGIVKLLAEGNQIPEEYNPHSLKGNWKNYMECHIENDTLLICFDKNNNAIELVRLGSHSELFGKGRKR; encoded by the coding sequence ATGAAAGAAATTCGAAAGACCTCGCAGTTCAAGAAAGATTATAAGCGTTTTAAGAATGATAAAGAATTTGTAGAAACGCTTATGGGGATAGTTAAGCTTTTGGCAGAAGGCAATCAGATACCGGAAGAATATAATCCTCATTCTTTGAAAGGCAACTGGAAGAACTATATGGAATGCCATATAGAAAATGATACACTTTTGATTTGCTTTGATAAGAACAATAATGCAATAGAATTAGTTCGTTTAGGTTCGCATTCTGAATTATTTGGTAAAGGACGTAAGCGCTGA
- a CDS encoding virulence RhuM family protein has translation MANDNNIQPMADDSQIVLYQPDESISLQVKIEEDTVWLTQAQMVELFGSSKANISEHITNIYQQGELVQSATVRKFRTVRKEGNRMVTRNMDYYNLDMIISVGFRVNSHQGIRFRQWANNVLKEYLLRGYAVHQQMLQMEQR, from the coding sequence ATGGCAAACGACAATAATATACAGCCTATGGCTGATGATTCACAGATAGTACTTTACCAACCAGATGAAAGTATTTCTCTTCAAGTAAAAATAGAAGAAGATACGGTATGGCTTACGCAAGCTCAAATGGTGGAACTTTTTGGTTCTAGTAAAGCTAATATTAGTGAGCACATTACTAATATTTATCAGCAAGGAGAATTGGTGCAGTCGGCAACTGTTCGGAAATTCCGAACAGTTAGAAAAGAAGGCAATCGTATGGTTACACGTAATATGGATTACTATAATCTTGATATGATTATATCAGTCGGCTTTCGTGTAAATAGTCATCAAGGTATTCGCTTTCGTCAATGGGCTAACAACGTCTTGAAGGAATATCTTCTTCGTGGATATGCTGTACATCAGCAGATGCTACAAATGGAGCAACGTTGA
- a CDS encoding transcription termination/antitermination NusG family protein — protein MMKETNIQSQVTSTVAGDDGEAVAKSEQNAKKKVLEKPNEGLEKPADAGWYVAVVRVNCETRIADSIRINLNHNHVWFDYWIPKVKVVYIDKRSNKRKVKEKLFLSTFIFCNVSPRQLDKIRFRSDVYKMLTMPGQRKIYQIPDQVVANYRYFVENDEEPVTAAPVPLKKGIKVRVVAGSMKGVEAYVQSYNGKKAVIGSEIKYISGATLTISRNLLEVVEED, from the coding sequence ATGATGAAAGAGACAAATATACAATCACAGGTAACGTCCACTGTTGCAGGGGACGACGGCGAAGCCGTGGCAAAAAGTGAACAAAACGCTAAGAAAAAGGTTCTGGAAAAGCCTAATGAAGGGCTTGAAAAACCTGCTGATGCAGGATGGTATGTGGCTGTAGTGAGAGTGAATTGTGAAACGAGAATAGCTGATTCTATACGAATCAATCTTAATCACAATCATGTTTGGTTTGATTACTGGATTCCCAAGGTAAAAGTAGTTTATATAGACAAACGTTCCAATAAGCGAAAAGTGAAAGAAAAGCTATTTCTTTCCACTTTCATCTTTTGCAATGTTTCTCCGAGACAACTTGACAAAATCCGCTTCCGTTCGGATGTGTATAAGATGCTGACGATGCCAGGTCAAAGGAAAATATATCAAATTCCCGACCAGGTTGTTGCCAACTATCGATATTTTGTAGAGAATGATGAAGAGCCTGTCACTGCTGCCCCTGTTCCTTTGAAGAAAGGTATCAAAGTGCGAGTGGTAGCAGGCAGCATGAAAGGTGTGGAAGCATACGTACAGAGCTATAATGGCAAGAAAGCCGTCATCGGCAGCGAAATCAAGTATATCAGTGGTGCAACGCTTACGATAAGTAGAAATTTACTCGAAGTTGTTGAAGAAGATTAA